In Mycolicibacterium phocaicum, one DNA window encodes the following:
- a CDS encoding MarR family winged helix-turn-helix transcriptional regulator, which produces MDALTLDRQLCFALYSASRAMTAAYRPILSELNLTYPQYLVLLVLWEEDRVTVGRLGERLQLDSGTLSPLLKRLEANGFIRRERSQQDERQVEVSLTPAGRKLEASAQCIPEQLGARSGITEQEAADLRDAIHRLTDALTASQ; this is translated from the coding sequence GTGGACGCACTCACCTTGGACCGTCAGCTCTGCTTCGCCTTGTACTCGGCGTCGCGGGCGATGACGGCGGCCTACCGGCCGATCCTGTCCGAGCTGAACCTCACCTACCCGCAGTACCTGGTGCTCCTGGTGTTGTGGGAAGAGGACCGGGTCACCGTCGGGCGGCTGGGTGAGCGGCTGCAGTTGGATTCGGGGACTCTCTCACCGTTACTGAAACGGCTGGAGGCCAATGGATTCATCCGTCGTGAACGGTCGCAGCAGGATGAGCGTCAGGTCGAGGTGAGCCTCACCCCGGCCGGCCGCAAGCTCGAAGCCAGTGCCCAGTGCATTCCCGAACAGTTGGGTGCCCGAAGCGGCATCACCGAACAGGAAGCCGCGGACCTGCGCGATGCGATCCACCGATTGACCGATGCGCTCACCGCATCGCAGTGA